The DNA window catattggtTTAAACCAATGTGCCTATTTATTGAGTTGTTTCAAACTCTTTGCTGCTATATTGTCTTTATTGTTATCTGTGAAAAATTGGGAAGGGTaatattgattttgttttggtAGTTGCTTATGGATATATTAGCAGCTACATTAGTTTGCATTGCAAGTCTTATTCAGGAAGAATTTCTGTTTACAGGTATTGTGTTTACAGGTATTGTGTTTACAGGTATTGTGCTTACATGTATTGTGTTTACAGGTATTGTGTTTACAAGTACTGTGTTTACATGTATTGTATTTACAGCCctaaaaatgttataatattgTTTCCAGTCcttaaaacttttttataatattgttttcatttattttttaaaaattaaaaattaactctaaatatattttaatttatttcaggCACCAAATGTTAgaagtggtgctccatcaccaAACTAGAATATTATTGGATCAAGTGGAGGCAGCAAGACAAATTAGAATTAGGATTATGTTCAAATatgaaagaaattatattttgataatttaatttacttgttgtttggattagtttgacattatcaactttgttctcttaatgaatgaatgaagtcatcttttgattattatgtttatcaattttaattatattatcaatgttataatttaattatattatgaaacttAACTATGtactaaaatttaattataatatgaaattaaataatattaggaaatcaaattataaaatagaattaaaagaactattataaatattaaaaataaaatttaatatttaatattcgaaTTATGATAGTTATAAAGTGTATTATAAATGGCATATTGTACTATATTAAGTGGCGGTTAAAACTGCCACTATTTATGTTAAAATTGGTTTACACAGTTTtaaaattacgacatttataactgacGCCAATTACATGcttaaaaccgccactttatacaatgcataatatggcgtctgctacaacggttctcaattgaccgccacattaaactttgtggcggcaagaATTCTGGCGGTACGCGGTACCGCCACAGACGTATAAGGCGGCGGTTAAAAATGCCAGTTTTCACAAAAATAACCGTCGCATTATAcacgttttttttttgtagtggtaTGGGATCTCTACATTGTGGAAATAGATACTACACCAGGTCAAGTTCAATCTCTTATGCTTTGTCTGATTCTGAAATTGTAGAGTGTAATAATCGTATTAGAAAAGAAGCAGTTGAACATGAACCTGCAAGGATTTGGGAATTAGGAAAAAGGTTGGGAACGACATGCCCACGGGATAAAGATACGATGCTAAAAGAATTAGAGGCTCTGGAGGATAGGGATAGACAAGTTTTGAGCAAGTCGAAGAAGGGAACGAAGGCCAGTCGTTTATGATTATTGTAAACATAAATATCAGAGGGTTAGGGGGAGGAATAAAAGTGAAGTATCTCAAGCACATTATTGGTAAGAAGGGAGCGGAGTTTGTGTGTATTCAAGAGACCAAAGTTATGGAGTTCTCTGATAGTAGATGTTTTGCTTTGTGGGGAAATAATAAAATTGGATGGGTACATAGTGAAGGAGAGAATGGGGCAGGAGGTGTTCTCTCTATGTCGCATAAAGAAGTGTTCGAATATAGATCTCATGTCAAAGGAAGAGGTTATATAGGTGTTACTGGAGTTCATACTAAATTGAATTGCATATGTAACATCGTTAATGTGTATGTTGCGTGTTCTTTAAGTGATAAGGCAGTCATGTGGGAGGCTCTATCAAATATTAGAAGGGCTCATCAGAATGAAGTGTGGTGTTGATGCGGGGACTTTAATGCGGTTAGGAGTATAGAGGAAAGGAAAGGTGTTAGAGGTTTTTCCAGTCAGAAGAGGGAAATTAGAGATTTTAATGAGTTCATTGATAAGAATGTGTTGGTGGAGTTACCTCTTGTCGGTAAGAAGTTCACTTGGTACAAGTCAGATGGTTCTGCCAAAAGTAGACTAGATAGATTTCTAGTCTCCATGGAGTGGCTACAATTGTGGCCTTTGAGCAAACAATATATACAACCGAGGGAGGTCTCAGATCACTGTGCTGTTGTGTCCAAATCGTGGGTTAAAGATTGGGGTCCTAGACCGTTTAAAACAATAGATGCTTGGCTGTTGGAATCTGGGTTCAAAGATTTAGTAAAGAGTAAGTGGAACAATTACGAGGTGCAGGGAAACAGAATGTTCaggttaaaagaaaaattgaagttgTTGAAGGGCGATCTTAAGGAGTGGAATAGGTGTGTCTTCGGAAACCTTGAGGAGAGTAAGCGTAGGATCGTGATGGAGATTGAGAAGCTTGATGTAAGGGATGTTGAATGTGACTTACTGGAGGATGAAAATTTGATAAGATTGGAGCTACTCAGTCAACGGAAAGTGGTAGAGAAAAAACTGGAATCTTTAAATAGGCAGAAAGCTAGATCTACTTGGCTTAAGCATGAGGATTCTAATTCCAAATTCTACCATTCTATGATTAGGTGGAGAAAATTAAGGAATGAAGTTAAAGGTGTTGAAATAGACAATCAGTGGTGCGAAGAACCAGATTCTGTGCGTAAGGAAGCTAAGCGAGTGTTTGAACAAAGGTTCATGGTGTTAGGCTTGGTCACGTGGACTTCAAATATCTTCCAGAGGCGGTGAGTTTGAAAATGGTAAACGATTTCTCTGAGGAGGAAGTAAAGGTTGCAGTATGGCTGTGTGAGGGATCTAAGAGCCCGGGCCCAGATggctttaattttaatttcatcaaGAGTAATTGGGAGACCTTAAAGGAGGAAATCATGGAAGCTGTATACGCTTTTGAAGAATCTGGGAGCTTTCCGAAGGGATGCAATGCGTCATTCATCGCTCTTATCCCCAAAGTGAAAGATCCTGTTATGATCGATCACTTCAGACCGATATCTCTAGTGGGAGCTTTGTATAAAATCATTTCCAAGGTCTTGTCGTGTCGTATGAAGGTCGTCATGCACTTGGTTATAGACGATGTTCAGTCAGCTTTCATGGAAGATAGGGGTCTGTTAGACAGTGTCTTTTTTTTGGGTTTAAAGCTTTGTCTTTTCATATAAAGATCTAGGCCTTTGTGCTTGTATATCTTTCTGCCTGGTATCTTTGTAGAagtttttgtataagggttgggacacccctgaagtgtcccattaattattttattcattgctgataaaaaaaaagtagaaaatgttttaaatgacTAAGTTTTGGGCACATTGCTGCAAATTTCCCTAGTAAAAGAACCATGATAgttgatgggggtagttgtgctaatgtgccAAGTACAAGAGTAGTGGAGAAACTTGCCTTACCCACCATCTCTCATACAAAACCCTATAAATTACAAGGGCTTAGTGAAGAGGGTGAATtgattgttaataaacaagtcctcataagaAGTAACACATGTTCTCTTAGGAAGACCTTGGCAATATGatgaaaaaaatttacatgatggccttactaacaaaatttcttttcacTTCCAGGGACATAAGGTCATactaaaatctctctctccaaaaaACGGTAAAGGACcaacttaaaataaaacaaaaaagagaaaatgaaaagaaaggaaagaaacaTAATGTTATCAAAACGAGCCTTCTCATCTCTCCTAAGGAAATAAAAAAGGTAATGATGGCTCAAAAGGTGGTATTTATAGCTTATTCACAAAAATGTTTGTAGTTATAAGTGTTTGTAGTCTTTGTCAAATGAATTCCACAATGTGTTCCAAGATCCTCCCTCCTAAAGGTTTACCACCTTTAAGAGGTATTAaacatcaaattaattttattcctgaaacttctttaccaaatcgacCTGCATATAGAACCAATCCGGATAAGACTACAAAATTTGTATTCTAAATTATACAatccaaattataatatattttgaattgtataattcaaaataccTTATTCTGGATCTAGAATAAAATTAGTATTTTGAATAGGagaattcaaaatacaaatctGTATTATAGATTTTTGATAATTTAGAAAGTATGGAGGGTAGGaagaaatttaatatatatgtatatttgcttgataaaaaaaagtgaaagaaaagtACCTATAATATACCAAAAGCATATGGGAATTGGACATAAACATCATACATTAgcctttaatttatttaagttaaggAAAGTGTAGATCCATATACATATAAGTGCAGTGCAGTTTGCATGGTTATGATCAGCAGTCAAAGTCATCCTGGTTAGGCTTTGGTGAGGTTAGCAAAGCCGTATACAGACGAAGCCTATCCTCTTCCATGGAAGTGCACCTTGAGGCAGGTCTGCGAGGCCTTATGAAGGACAAACATGTCAAAGTCAAACGGTGCTTATACCTTCTCCAAGCCAATTGAATGGCCACTGCAGCCCAAGTTCTCCAGCCTGGGGAGTAATACCTGGCACTTCTCTTAACCTTTTCCTTCACAAATGTGTACCTGAAGTGCTGTGTCACGTACTTCACGTCCTTTGCTTCTAGCCCAAATGCCTCCGTGGCTTCAAGTGTTACCAAGGTGCTTGATGACGGTGGAAGACGCTCTATGAAGGGCCTTCTCAAACACCATGAAAGAAGCTCGTCGCCGCTGAAGTTCCCTGGGCCTAACATGCAGTAACTTTTCACCCCGTCTCGTAGGACTTGGCTGCTTTGAAGGTGACCTCTTACTACAAATAACATTCTTTGAACTGGGTCTCCCTCTCTCGTTATCTGCATGCACCATGCATAATCATAACCTAATTTCATTCTTTCATGTGAGAGGTATACATGCAACACATCCTCTAATTCACTATTTTTCCTgtgtttttcacaaaataattattatcaaaagaaaatatgttttaaaattgaGTAAATCGTGACAATTAATCACACAACTTATGTTGAACTAAAGTAGTAAGATGTTGAGATGACTttctcaatttaaaaaaaatccaattttaATAAGGAATAGAAACTACACCAATTTCATAAAAATCCCATTTTTCTAGGTTAAGTTATAGTTTATAGTAGAACAATTTGTGTAATAGAATATAAAGGTATTAGTAGAACTCACTGTTTCTCCTTTTGTAAATACAAGGGACTTCACACGGTCACAGATGTTCTCTAGCACCAAATCATCCATATGCTGAAACAGTGGCACCTGAACAAATGTTAAGGCATAAGCATTCAAACCTTTACATGGGTCTCTATTAATACAACCCAATGATTTTAGTTTGTTTGGTGACGTGAATCGGTTGATCTTTCCTTCAGTGGTTTTTTGTCATTTTGTTATTATAGTACTGCGAGTACAACTCAACTCTTTAGAAACAGAATCGTACGTGTTAGTTAGGCATAATTACTAACTCTACACAAATACAAAAACTAAAATTCACGCAATCACGCAATCAATTATAAGTATAAGACAaacaaaaaacattaaaaagcTTACCCCTTCCCTAATTTTGACGGATTTCATAGATTTGACATTTAATATTTCAATGTTTCCAAGTTAAGTTTACAATGGGTGTCGTGttaggtggtggtggtggtggtggttaaGTATGTTTTAAGcttttgaatgaaaaaaatgtaTACTAAGTACCTATACATGTTTTATTTGTTGTAAAGgtttttttttggaattttgtCTTTGGATCATaatagggttttttttttcttttgtgtgtTTGGAATAGGTAAGTTtgtgtgattttaattttttatttattttatttggtaCAAAAGTGACTACAAGAAAAACGtgatataaaaatcaattttagataaaaaaatataattagttgttatagtaattaaattaaaaaccattttagaaactaaaaaacaaaatcgatttttaaattagtttttattattattaaataatttctaaattgttatctaattaaccaccaatgttttaactatcaattatttagtttataaatttggtaaTAAAACTtgggttgttaattagataccaatttagaaaccatttaacaataatagaaactaatttagaaataaataaaaaattagtctctaaaatggtctctaatttagtcactataacaactaattattttttgtctttttgtcactaaaaattagtttctatttcatgattttcttgta is part of the Phaseolus vulgaris cultivar G19833 unplaced genomic scaffold, P. vulgaris v2.0 scaffold_33, whole genome shotgun sequence genome and encodes:
- the LOC137817353 gene encoding uncharacterized protein → MEFSDSRCFALWGNNKIGWVHSEGENGAGGVLSMSHKEVFEYRSHVKGRGYIGVTGVHTKLNCICNIVNVSIEERKGVRGFSSQKREIRDFNEFIDKNVLVELPLVGKKFTWYKSDGSAKSRLDRFLVSMEWLQLWPLSKQYIQPREVSDHCAVVSKSWVKDWGPRPFKTIDAWLLESGFKDLVKSKWNNYEVQGNRMFRLKEKLKLLKGDLKEWNRCVFGNLEESKRRIVMEIEKLDVRDVECDLLEDENLIRLELLSQRKVVEKKLESLNRQKARSTWLKHEDSNSKFYHSMIRWRKLRNEVKGVEIDNQWCEEPDSVRKEAKRVFEQRFMVLGLVTWTSNIFQRR